A single region of the Gorilla gorilla gorilla isolate KB3781 chromosome 1, NHGRI_mGorGor1-v2.1_pri, whole genome shotgun sequence genome encodes:
- the MCL1 gene encoding induced myeloid leukemia cell differentiation protein Mcl-1 isoform X2, giving the protein MFGLKRNAVIGLNLYCGGAGLGAGSGGATPPGGRLLATEKEASARREIGGGEAGAVIGGSAGASPPSTLTPDSRRVARPPPIGAEVPDVTATPARLLFFAPTRRAAPLEEMEAPAADAIMSPEEELDGYEPEPLGKRPAVLPLLELVGESGNDTSTDGSLPSTPPPAEEEEDELYRQSLEIISRYLREQATGAKDTKPMGRSGATSRKALETLRRVGDGVQRNHETAFQGWVCGVLPCRGPRRWHQECAAGFCRCCWSRSWFGISNKIALL; this is encoded by the exons ATGTTTGGCCTCAAAAGAAACGCGGTAATCGGACTCAACCTCTACTGTGGGGGGGCCGGCTTGGGGGCCGGCAGCGGCGGCGCCACCCCTCCGGGAGGGCGACTTTTAGCTACGGAGAAGGAGGCCTCGGCCCGGCGAGAGATAGGGGGAGGGGAGGCCGGCGCGGTGATTGGCGGAAGCGCCGGCGCAAGCCCCCCGTCCACCCTCACGCCAGACTCCCGGAGGGTCGCGCGGCCGCCGCCCATTGGCGCCGAGGTCCCCGACGTCACCGCGACCCCCGCGAGGCTGCTTTTCTTTGCGCCCACCCGCCGCGCGGCGCCGCTTGAGGAGATGGAAGCCCCGGCCGCCGACGCCATCATGTCGCCCGAAGAGGAGCTGGACGGGTACGAGCCGGAGCCTCTCGGGAAGCGGCCGGCTGTCCTGCCCCTGCTGGAGTTGGTCGGGGAATCTGGTAATGACACCAGTACGGACGGGTCACTACCCTCGACGCCGCCgccagcagaggaggaggaggacgagttGTACCGGCAGTCGCTGGAGATTATCTCTCGGTACCTTCGGGAGCAGGCCACCGGCGCCAAGGACACAAAGCCAATGGGCAGGTCTGGGGCAACCAGCAGGAAGGCGCTGGAGACCTTACGACGGGTTGGGGATGGCGTGCAGCGCAACCACGAGACGGCCTTCCAAG gaTGGGTTTGTGGAGTTCTTCCATGTAGAGGACCTAGAAGGTGGCATCAGGAATGTGCTGCTGGCTTTTGCAGGTGTTGCTGGAGTAGGAGCTGGTTTGGCATATCTAATAAGATAGCCTTACTGTAA
- the MCL1 gene encoding induced myeloid leukemia cell differentiation protein Mcl-1 isoform X1, which translates to MFGLKRNAVIGLNLYCGGAGLGAGSGGATPPGGRLLATEKEASARREIGGGEAGAVIGGSAGASPPSTLTPDSRRVARPPPIGAEVPDVTATPARLLFFAPTRRAAPLEEMEAPAADAIMSPEEELDGYEPEPLGKRPAVLPLLELVGESGNDTSTDGSLPSTPPPAEEEEDELYRQSLEIISRYLREQATGAKDTKPMGRSGATSRKALETLRRVGDGVQRNHETAFQGMLRKLDIKNEDDVKSLSRVMIHVFSDGVTNWGRIVTLISFGAFVAKHLKTINQESCIEPLAESITDVLVRTKRDWLVKQRGWDGFVEFFHVEDLEGGIRNVLLAFAGVAGVGAGLAYLIR; encoded by the exons ATGTTTGGCCTCAAAAGAAACGCGGTAATCGGACTCAACCTCTACTGTGGGGGGGCCGGCTTGGGGGCCGGCAGCGGCGGCGCCACCCCTCCGGGAGGGCGACTTTTAGCTACGGAGAAGGAGGCCTCGGCCCGGCGAGAGATAGGGGGAGGGGAGGCCGGCGCGGTGATTGGCGGAAGCGCCGGCGCAAGCCCCCCGTCCACCCTCACGCCAGACTCCCGGAGGGTCGCGCGGCCGCCGCCCATTGGCGCCGAGGTCCCCGACGTCACCGCGACCCCCGCGAGGCTGCTTTTCTTTGCGCCCACCCGCCGCGCGGCGCCGCTTGAGGAGATGGAAGCCCCGGCCGCCGACGCCATCATGTCGCCCGAAGAGGAGCTGGACGGGTACGAGCCGGAGCCTCTCGGGAAGCGGCCGGCTGTCCTGCCCCTGCTGGAGTTGGTCGGGGAATCTGGTAATGACACCAGTACGGACGGGTCACTACCCTCGACGCCGCCgccagcagaggaggaggaggacgagttGTACCGGCAGTCGCTGGAGATTATCTCTCGGTACCTTCGGGAGCAGGCCACCGGCGCCAAGGACACAAAGCCAATGGGCAGGTCTGGGGCAACCAGCAGGAAGGCGCTGGAGACCTTACGACGGGTTGGGGATGGCGTGCAGCGCAACCACGAGACGGCCTTCCAAG GCATGCTTCGGAAACTGGACATCAAAAACGAAGACGATGTGAAATCGTTGTCTCGAGTGATGATCCATGTTTTCAGCGACGGCGTAACAAACTGGGGCAGGATTGTGACTCTCATTTCTTTTGGTGCCTTTGTGGCTAAACACTTGAAGACCATAAACCAAGAAAGCTGCATCGAACCATTAGCAGAAAGTATCACAGACGTTCTCGTAAGGACAAAACGGGACTGGCTAGTTAAACAAAGAGGCTGG gaTGGGTTTGTGGAGTTCTTCCATGTAGAGGACCTAGAAGGTGGCATCAGGAATGTGCTGCTGGCTTTTGCAGGTGTTGCTGGAGTAGGAGCTGGTTTGGCATATCTAATAAGATAG